From Bactrocera oleae isolate idBacOlea1 chromosome 4, idBacOlea1, whole genome shotgun sequence:
ATCTTTCAGGTTATGTAATATCAACAAGAAGCTGCAAACTCACCGGACCAAATCGAATATTCGTTGATAAAGCATACCCACGtgacacaaatataaaagttttccatacaaggacttgagttgcatcggtcagtttgtgtggcagctatatgctataattgtcCGATATTGGTAGTTCCGACAAATAttcagcttctttgtgagagaaggacgtgtgcaaaattgcaggttgatatctcaaaaactaaggaactagctcgcgtatatgcagacggGAATGGttaggtataaaaatatgtagaaattaTGGGCACACTTTCTAAGCAGATTCTCACCTcaacacgttttttttttgttttttgcataaAACCCATTATCTTAGGATATAGGCAATCCTGAAAACATCCTTCTTATATTCTAACACTGAAGTTTGGCATGCATAAGTCCACGAAAACGTTTGCCCTAAAATCGTTATATGGTGAAAAGGCTTGCTATCAACTTCGTTATCAAAGttagaaaactttatatttgaataagaaaAAACATATGCTCTGAAATTTATTACTAATATATAGAGCTGGAGTCACCCACAATTCAGTTAAATATCCCCAAGCAGATTGAGAACACCCTAATtgctgccaaaaaaaaataattaccgcTAATTAACCTAATCCCTCAAATGCATCAAATGCAGCAAGatcttacatttaaaaaaatatccccAATCCAATGTGCACTCAAATTTAGCTATCAATTAACTTACGCACTACAAAAACTCACCTCATCCGCTTCGGTATTCTTAATAATCGCTTCGGGTGTGTGCGCTTCGGCCGCTTCAGCCTTCTCTGCCCACTCTTTCAGGTAATCCACAATGGCATGATGTCCGAAATTTTCCGCTTCATCAATCGGTAAATTACCCCAACGATCCTTTGGATTATGTGGCACTTGACAGTGCtccaataaaaatttcacaCAGTCCAAATGACCTTCGGAGGCGGCTAAATGTAGTGCCGTTCTACCATCATAATCGGCCAATGTGATATCCATGCCGGAGAGTCGATGACGTCTCAATGCTGTCACATCACCGCTGGCCGCTGAGAAGAGCAAATTCACAATTGACAGTCCTTTTGTCTCGTAACGATGTTTACGTGGATCCTTCTTATCCGATGCATGTTTGAGATTATCATAACGATGGAAATTGAAGGCGCTCACTAATTCTTCACAGAATTGCACACCACGTACACTATTGCCCAATTTGTCGAGCGGTGGTGACCATGTAAATATGCCCATCACATTTGGTATGACCAACATCATGCCACCGGAGACACCAGATTTGGCGGGAAGGCCAACTTTGAAGGCGAACTGACCGGAGTAGTCATAAGTGCCGCACGAATGCATTATGGAGAGTACATCGCGTACGACTTCGGGACGCAATACTTTCTCTTCGGTGGTGGGGCAAATACCACCGTTAGCTAGTGTCGCGGCAATCACGGACATGGCTTCGCAGGTGGTCTCCATAGAGCAGCACTGTGgggaaagaaaataaaagttgtATTGAATTGGATTTGTTTTGAACTTTATTTAAATGTCAGCTAgtcaaaaattcttatttttaaacAGGTTCCTATGTTGATCCCGATATAATTTCgggattgaaaataaaaaaaacttcgaaAAAGTTTATCATACGCATATCGTgttaatatgcaattttttaagtaaccAATATTAGCCTAAGTACAGactcaaaattttcttttgctttcgggatttggaatttttttaatccaatttgatacatttttttttttttatgatactgataatatttaaatacaaaaattgtcagaaattccaaattatttattaagtgttccaaaaaattaaggtttgaatattttatttaattaagtttttaaatttttttttaattaactgacTCACCTGGAAGTAGAAGTCCATGACCTCTTTGAGATTCGTACGCTTCGGATAGCATTTATTTTCACGCATATAAAAACCCAAAGCATAATTACGATCGGCCGCCTCACGTTCCGACAGGAACACGGCATTATTAAAACCGATATTCTCCCCGCCCGACAGACGTTTAAACCAATGCAGTGTGTAATCGAATTTCTCAGCTGCCGTCATATCTGGTTTGATCAAAGCCTGCAGCAGTGAGCAGGTTAGAATCGCGCCCGCATTGATCATAGGGTTGTGTGGCTTGTCTAAAGTGacacaaaatgtaaataaataacaaaaacaaatcaataaaattaattaaatgagaaattttacagtttttattaAACGCTATGGTCGACTTCCACACACTTACTGTTATGATCCAACACCAATTCATTGAAATTGCGACCACTTGGCTCTTGGCCCACATACGAATGCACCACCTTCGGTCCCAGCTTCTCTAAGGCAATGGCGTACGTCAACGGTTTGCTGGAAACACAAATTGTGCAGTGATTTAAATCGATTGAAATAATTACGAACCTTTACATTCTTCAATGCAACATATgcattaaaacaaacaaacacaaacaacacAAAATGAGTGAGGCAGTCGTGAAGGTGAAACATAGATATGTAGATGATTCACAGTGGCGACGACGACAACGTGGACTACCAGATACACCAGCGGCCGCAGGGTAGCTAGGTGGTCATAAGAAAACTCAAGCCAGCGTTCGAAGAGCCGCACACTCAATGCTGCTTGCAAAGACTTAAGTCACCGACGGACACGTTATCCATTAGATAAATGTAATGAAAACGCAATTTATCACCTGATTACTTGGAATACGCTCACAACACGCTCACGCCAAGGTGGGTAGCGAGCGCGCTCTGAAAGAAGTGTAATTAATTCGTGGAACATTTGCAAATGaagtgtatatttataagtatgtacgtCGGTATGTACTCGTAGGCAAGTATGCATGTGGGTCAGCTTCGCATCATCACCCAACGCCGGGAAGTACCGGTCGCACTGCACCAAACATGTTACGTTGCGTGTCGTTGTCCGCTTGCTGAAGCTTTACGGCAGTGATACGGTTGCTGGTACGGGTACGGGGTGTATCTTGATATGAACTGGTTATGTGTATGAAGCAGAATGAGCAACACCtgctcacatacacatatgattGCATGTATGTGATTATTTTCGAAACacattttgtggtttttttcTCGCTCTCATGCATTTCTATTGACAAATTTACCTGCAACTCTGCAAAGTGAACGGTATATCCACATCGCCAATGGAGTAACGTTGCCCGTCGATCGTACAGATGCTAACACCCCACGAATCGGAACTGTAGCGTGCCAATTGTGGTATGTAATTGGCTACGGCGCCATCGGCGTTCGTCTTACATTTCCAGTAGATATCCTCGACATCCTTAACGAAACTCACGAAATCAGGTATGATGAATTGTTGACGGAAAGCCTTGGCGATCAGGACGATATTCTGTGCTACAACACTGGAATGAAAGAGTAAGTGAAAAACAGAGTTAAGATCATTTCGGTTTACTCGAGTATATACATACGACTCAATGCTTTCAAATTGATTAGCGCTAATATCCTACTTACAGGTCACAGATTGGCATAAATAACGAAGATATAGGTATGCCGAAAGTGTGCATGAGAGAGATGCTGGAACACTTCCTATGCTTCTTTTCAACCTTATCTAGAGCTCGTTTTAGATATCTAAGAGCTTAATAGTTCAAAAGACTAGTTGAAGTATCAAAATTAGGTATCAAGTCGCTCTAAAAgttcgcaaaaagcgttgacCTGCTGTATGACGAATACTTCAGGTCAAATTTAACTGAACCTCCATCTAGCATTACTAAGGCTCAGTAGGTCTACATCTGTATGGCATGATAGCCGGCTGGTataacctaacttaacctaCCGGTAATGCAAGAAAACAAATAACAGTTAGTGGTTGCCCTACGTAgcctaaatttatatttctccGAAACGTAAAGCGTTTTCCACTAGAGACAAAAATGAGTAAAAgcttatttttttactaattatacTTTACTTGGGCCTTTTCAAGTTTTTTAGTTCTCAAAAGtcgaaaaacaataaatttgtataaaaatccaATCAAAGGTCTTTCTACGACATAAAAAGCTTTAGCAGAAGTTTGACATACTTAAAAAAGAATGAAAAGAACGCTTACTAAAAAGGATAGATTAAAGAAACCGGTTTGAAAAGTTTAATGAACCATAATTTCTCGATAATGTAAAGGAGTTTTCGAAAACCTGGTAAGACTTTCTGAAAATGCGTTGAATCCAAACATTTGGCTCAATAATTATAGTCCTACCGGCAGGAAGGGAGATATTAGATTAGTTTGGGATCcttcaaaattttagaaaatcattgggttctttcaaaaatatttcaaaaaacttgTCATAAAAGCTTTCAGCTGTACGTTGGAAGCTGTCCCATCATTTATCCAATCAAATCCTTAAGATACAGAATCATGGTGCTTTATAACTACCGAATTATTTTGATAAACTTATTCCGAACTTTATTAaatcaccaaattttaattttttagttattattcaACATTACTTACGCTTTAAACGTTTCACGATTCAAATTTTGCGTTTCCGCCGACGAACCAGTCTCATAATTCGACAACTTATGCACCTTCTTCAAATTCTCCATCAATTCACGTATGCGTGGATCGCTGCGCCTAATGCCGGTGGTCTTGAGGGCGGCCAAAAATTTTCCCATCGATATAAGTCCGGTCTCCTCGTTGTAGAACATATCGAAGAGCACATCTTCGGCGTTGCGTTGCTCCTGCTCCCGATGACTGTTGTTATTCGACGAGGTTGTAGaaagaattttgcaaaaaaatgtaaaagaaattaattagcAAGTGATTGGTAAGTGATGCTTTGTTTTTCTAATCTAATTTTCGAGCATTAGTTAGTAGCAATGTGTCAAAAGTTAGCAGAGTGAAAAGCTGTTAGTTAGTACATGTGGGCATCTTattatggtacatatgtaacacatgcacacacatacatatacatatacatgtatataccagcaaatgtttacatatacatatgtagtaaatatgtacatagatatatacatatatgtatgcatatatatataaatatgtatgttgttaGTATGTATCGTCTCGTTTTATACAATTGATGtttgtctatatgtatgtggaaAGGTATGAAAGATTTGGTTGAAAAAACCCAACAACTATATACTTTAAGTACTTATGTATAAGTAACAGGCatataaatcaaataacataacatatacatatatttgtatgtatgctgcACTTCTGTAGTGTCCATGCCATCGAGTATGCTTGAGTGGAGAGCAGAGATATGTATGAGCGCAAGCAAATGTAGGCAGGTGAATGTGAACggaaatgtttgcatactttttgaGATTTAAGTACTTGTCATAAACGTCACTTAACTAACGTTATTTTCTATGTACACTGCCATGTATCCACTCATTCATAACAATCATGTTATTGTAGTAGAGAATGTATGAGTGAATATGAGTATACCTTAGTTTAGGCTATAACTAATCGAGGTGAGACATTTGTAAAGGAATTTGGACTCACAACGCTAATGAATGTTATTTTGAGATGATAATTACATAATAGACGAACGACATGCAAATCAATGTTTTGTCTGCATTTAatgttatgtaaattttttggacGCCTTCAAAGAGTCGTACACACGTGTGTGATTCAAGTGTACATTTTTTGCAggttttaccaaaaaaaaataccttttttaaatagaaaataatttaatacttatatatttttatattgaaggCTGCAAATTgcttaattaaacaaatttagattaaaaattttaaattgaatttttcaatccgaaaatcggaattaaaatttttaaatttaattttgaactcAAAATCGAAATAATATGTTAGAAATTTGATTCTTATACGAAAATCGGCATCAAAagttggaaattaaattttgaatctcAAAACCATGatgaatgaaatattttctgtataaaaatgtaatgcCTTAATCCGATAATCGGAATAGAAAGTTGGACATTTAATTGTGAATCCCGAAttcacatttttaatataaaatttttggattaaaaatggGAAATTTAATTGTGAATCTAAAAATCTGAGTTAAATGTTggaagtttaattatttaatccGAAAAGCATAATTAAAAGTtggacatttaattttaaattcaaaaaccatgatgaatgaaaaatttttagattagaaattggaaattttttcgaaactgcAAATTGGAAATATAACTTTGAGTACCAAAATGgaatttaatgttaaaaaatttagttttgaatgCGAAAATAGAAATACTCCAAAACTTTGCTCTTTCTTTCGCAATGCAATCTAAGATTTTTTAGTAATGAATTGTAAATAGGCATTAGTCGAAATCATTTCCCTCAATTTAAGCATCTAAAATACTTAATTGGTTCATCTTTTTTAAGTAACCTATTATTTACGTTAGAACATAACTTGATTTGATGAGAAATTTACtgactttatatttatatttgcttgaAATTATGTCAACAAAAGATTTTGCTGCTAAAttctataatattaaaaaaactattatactctgtagcaacaggttgcgagagtataaaaatatttagttaaagcGCTGTAGCATGTTGGAACCTAGACGACTTGAGTAAAGATATagatatgaaaaaatttgaatataaattacaatttattaatcAGTAATTTGAAATGATAATTAAGATAAAAACGGACAGCTAATAAAGGCTTGGATGTAGGAAAGGATTACATCTCATAATTGGGAACAAAGATCCAAACAGGATGGCATTTAAGGTTTATATTCTCACAACGGATAAAGTGTAGGACTGCTTTCAGACTTCTTTATAGTGCTAGGCTCAAGAGTAATTTGAAAACACATTACCATTAAAATGCAAGTTTCTTGGTCTCCAGCATATGACCAACTGTATCTCTAAAGCTCCAGATAGCCCGTTTCGAAATCCATATTCCacttattttttttcgttttgcttttttttagttCAAGTCAGATTCGGAAGTTGAAAAATGTCAACTATTTATAAAGAACGATATATAACTTTTGTTAAatccaaaaatttatacatttcgATGGAATTAATAAGTTAGAATATGGAATTTTGAAATGGTTAGGCGGCTATAAAGCGTTTATATATGGATAAATATATTTGCTGTTTCAGTCGGAAGTCCAGAATCATATTTTGAATTAGTTCAAACAACTACTACGATTATATGTAGGTTTCAATATGTGGATCTTCAATATCGGCTTCCAACTTCAAGGCTATCCAAAAGTTCGGCAATTAATCAGAAAAATTTTCTGGAATCGAAATGaaggaaaaaccaaaaaaaaatatatatatatagacaaattaTGTCTAAAGCTTAACCTTTCtaatttttcacattataaTTATTGAAGATACTAATACACGATGGATCGCATGGAAATAATGTTTTATCATTTGAAAGCATCTAATGGTGTGTTCAAAGTAGCATATCTATAAAATTGGTGAAACTTTTAACGAGTTTTTGGGCTATACCGAAAAAACTGTGGCTCCGTATACTATTTAAGAGTATTCGAAgaataaagtgaaaaattattgcaaaaatttggTTTTGAATACTATCTCTATCAGCGACTATTTTGCCTCAATGGTTTACTAAATTTTAATCTACTAACATTAGacgttctaagctgtccaagtgagatacCTGTTAAGATCGACCTCTTAACCTCATCTAACCTAACATTAGGTTAGTGCTTGCTGTCGAAAACTTGTGGTCAGAGAACTGATATTTCAAACCTgtgtatattttctatattttttttttgctttgcattttGTACAGCAACcaataagcaatatttattattatgtaattattttataatatttgaaatattaacaaaaaattaaaaaattttgaaaacaattttttttaagtgtatatttttctaaacCCTTACCCATCTGTTGGATCGTTTTCATCGCAGTCTGTTTCGCCCATATATACGTTAGAACCTGTGGTGCTAATCATAGAATATCTTTTGAGTTGTTTAGTGTatattattacaacaacaataaccaaattAATTAAGCAAAACAATGCGTTTATGCAAGCAGAAAACAAAGTTTTCGAAGCTAATACAAAACCAAATTTACTTATTTCGAACTGAAAATGTATATGCTTTTTAAGAAGCAACGGACAGACATTGATTaccaaaaagtcgaaaaaaaatatcgaaaataacGGTTTATTAAATActatagaaattttcaaaactacacAATTGAAATAATGCAGCTCACAGGAGCAATTACTACAATCAatgcaacagcaataacaacaacaagagatAAAGAATTTCAAAGTAACGGAATAGTAAATgaaattactttattatatgCGCAGATAATGCATTAATaatgaattttatgaaaatgtaattatataaataacggTGTTTATAGAAATGATTAAAGATTTACTAAGAAGAAaactttctaaaatttatttgtaaaaagtaataaattaaattatgcaatatttttcatgtttttttttttgtttgttttcggaATAAATCTACTCACGGTCGCATCGATAAGAAACGCTTCTGTAGGCTAGACCAAAGCGAATTCGTTGTTgtgggcaaaaaaaaaaacaaagaaaacgaAAAGACATTGTACATACATGTAACGGTATTTAAAAGACACTTGAAATCGAACAATCTaaacaaattaatgcaattaatttgaatattgcTGATTTTCAAATGTGTTTGCTGTctggtatgtatatacatatgtatgtacatcaagtATACATAAAGTCATACAACACttcgtatgtgtatatatgtacatgtgctgAGTTTGATAGacattaattttgcaaaaaaaaaaaattggaagctTGACAACAATTGACTCATCAAGCAGAGaagagtttaaattttattttacagttaACAGTTCTTTGTGAACACTcactcacatatatgtatatattgctaTAAACATTCGAAAGTGGCGCGTGCCAAACGACGCCACTTGACACTGCGAGATTGCGGTACGAAGCGATAAGTTCTCTAAAGACACTGTGCGACAAATAAAAGGCAACGAGAAATCTTTAATATTGATAAAGTgatgaaattagaaaaaaaatgtttgacatAAAAATAAACTTCAGAGAAGTGAGTTTCACTTCGGCTTGGACATgtcctaaatatttattttaatatgtattaaaatttttcaaaagatagttttttttatttttttttcaatattccagaaaatatatcataataaaattgtaaaattgcataccaataatatttgtaaaatttaatttagcaaAGAATTTAAACTAAACTTTTACAAGTTGACAACTCTGCTGCTATCTTATTTTGTAAACCTTGAGACTTCTTACTAGATTTCGTACCCATGTTGAGATTTTCGTGAGCTAACAAATTTCTTTGTCTTCAAACTTACGAAGAATTTGCAACCAAAAATATCTCGGAAAGAAATATTGCCGAAACACTTATTcagtttttgtaaaaactgttttatttaatCGATTTCATTGAAGAATAGTTTCAAACTGGTGGCAACCTTCGACAGATTTTCTTTGTGATgtgaagttattttttttttatttcaaattttcaaacacTTGACAAATTAACTCCAAAATATTTCCGATAGAAACCTTCCtcaaatatatttcacttaattaaaaaactcttttatatgatgtattttattgctttaaaatttggaaaaggTAGTAGCCgctgcaaaatttttaatttttaaagatctTCAGTTTAATACCAATAGCAAATTGTTTCCTaacctaataattttttttaaattaaaattttcaaaaagttgccagctctaataaaaatttcacttcTGACAAAAATCtttcctaaattttttttatgctctactgtaataatttcatattttttcatttatttgaaagTTTCAAACTGGTGGTAACCCTCGTAAAATTTCACTTTGTAAATGGGCAGACTTGCTACGCCTCTTTAGATTAATTGaggaatttaattttatattttttttaaagtttcaaaaataaactaCTAAATTTTCTCCTACAAAACCTTCAATTATTATTCTAGAAATTcagaacaaatattaaaaatttcgacaaattacaaatattaaatatttaaagctaACACAGTAAATGTAGGCCacagttatttttgtttttttgcatgAGAGATAcagtattttcttttaattttttaatagaattttgaaaacatataaaagttgaaaaattaagaattatattattttttataaaattttagaaaacttaaaaaaatgtttcagaattttttagatatacatatgtatatgtatctaaaGAATAATCTTTCAAAAGATTAAATGCAATATAATGacagataatttttgaaagcaaaaaaaaatataaccgaataacattaaaaatgaaaagtaaaataaaaaaatgcaaggGTAAATACTCTACGAGTACTCTGTTGTCGGAAAGAGGAAGGAGAGGGATGAATTTTTAAGGGCTCAAACgctttatctcgatttccggcaaaactacgagtgCTATAGAATAAAGTTATATGGTAAAATCATAGGTAATAAAACAATCTAGAACTTTTTTATTGACACCTtttttacataacctcaaaattgacatacaaaattcatataatcaagtTTATAGTTTTTGGAGATATATTTTTCTCGTGTTTAAAGACAGAtggacaaacagacggacatggctaaatcgatgcAGCTCGTTACGATgatcatccaaatatatttacatatatactttatagtctCCGACGTTAGcttctgcgtgttacaaacttcgtatcAAACTGTTTAGCGTATTAAACGGGTAACACGTtgttacaaatacaaacatatacacttTTCATAAGTTCTACACCTCACTAATATATATGCGTTGCTGTTTATtatcttttaatttattgttattgttcttatgcaaaatttttatttactttaacttttttattcattttttatgcCCTTGACTTTATTGCATTTATAattgatatataattttatggtttttcttcctttattattttatatatatttttatattttattactattaacTGCTTGCTTTGTTTAGCTTGCCGCGTAGCATTTACCTTATGATTGCCGATATGGTACGTATAATGGTGCCACGCCTATGATTTAGCGCTACGCCTTCGATAATTTCCTCGATAATTTGTGTGGTCTCTTGCAGTTCCTTAGCTTCTTCCACTTTTTTCTCCAATTGATTTTTCGCTTCAGTTTCAGCGCATGTTTCATTAGTTGTTGGTATAATGTCAATTAAGGACTCTTCTCCATCATCATTCACTTTCTTAATCACAATCGTAATGCCCACATCACTCTCACTATCACTCTTTGCGTAAGCTTCCTCTTCAATTGAGCTTAAATTCAACGTATCCTTGTCCTTAAAATCAACACCAACAAAGCTATAATTCTCAACTGCACTGCTTTGGACCTCCATGGCGTATGCGCGACTGTTTATTTACTCAAAcaactttttgttaaaaactcttattaaatTGCTATTAATCAATGATATTCTCAATTTCTAATTAACACTGAGTACTTTTAATcgtattttgatttattataatttattaaatcacCAAATATTGTTCGCTTATGAATTTGCACTTGTGCTCTGTCAGCTTGAACGCGCGCTAGTGACTTGCAGGTCCACGTTGTACACCAATTATATAGCAGATTTGTGATCGGCATAACAAGCAAAATCGCACGTGCCCCTGCCTAGCCTTCGACAACCCTCTAAACCGTAGTGTAAAGCGACCCCAACCCTCCGCTCCGCAAGCGTGAGACTCGTGCGCGCCACTCACCTGCGATTCAACACTACGCGTCTCTCCTAGCCGCTTTTTTATCGGCGTTTTTGTATCAAATTAACAACACTTTTATTAATGTtaagattttaataaatatttattagcgtTTGCCAGCGGTTTTTGTTTGCGCGCGGCGAAAGGTGTTAATTAGCGCATCTTGGTGAAATTATTAAGAAATAGATAGTGATATATTAGATGGCAGATAATCTACATAATATTTGcttaagtatttaatattttagtacttAAACTACTTAAGTGTTTTTAACCATTTGCACAAAATATTTGCTtgtgaaatttatatacatattatatatacaggtatagatatatatttaaaccgCTTTAGATATAAGATCTATTGTTAGACATATGGTAAGCGTGCAAGCTGTTTTTACGcagaatatattattttagaaaaatcgcatatcatatttattcaaataatataaatataaccatcgcttgtatttactttttgcaGAATGGAAATATTTGCAAACGTGCAATGGGAGCAATATAATGCTATTTTTAGATTTTGCAATAAAAGAATTAGACTGAAAATGGCTTATGCTTGTTTAGCGCCATACTAATTGAAAGCAGCTGACTTGGTTGGTTAAGCACGtctacaattttcaaaatattacattttttggcTACATTTCATGATCCTAAAATAGCGAAAAAATGTTGCTCTGCTTAATTCGCTGTAATGTCGAGAcgttcaaaacattgtataactTGGATCTATCTATCATATATTTCTTATCAccaatattaataattacaacaaGT
This genomic window contains:
- the GLS gene encoding glutaminase liver isoform, mitochondrial isoform X3, giving the protein MIKSSSSIKNLWLSKSAHLNALLVNGFVSKRVKATALSLVENLDESANGNGLNGGSGKDSKATTALKSKSGENDTSNNTTTNLTEAKQQTYYNNTVWLDDRSKYGHTGKELQEKIATEKRLRAAPLLNLVFANRKLSFYDTSHTPGRDDGMRLQKRFLSMRPHREQEQRNAEDVLFDMFYNEETGLISMGKFLAALKTTGIRRSDPRIRELMENLKKVHKLSNYETGSSAETQNLNRETFKAVVAQNIVLIAKAFRQQFIIPDFVSFVKDVEDIYWKCKTNADGAVANYIPQLARYSSDSWGVSICTIDGQRYSIGDVDIPFTLQSCSKPLTYAIALEKLGPKVVHSYVGQEPSGRNFNELVLDHNNKPHNPMINAGAILTCSLLQALIKPDMTAAEKFDYTLHWFKRLSGGENIGFNNAVFLSEREAADRNYALGFYMRENKCYPKRTNLKEVMDFYFQCCSMETTCEAMSVIAATLANGGICPTTEEKVLRPEVVRDVLSIMHSCGTYDYSGQFAFKVGLPAKSGVSGGMMLVIPNVMGIFTWSPPLDKLGNSVRGVQFCEELVSAFNFHRYDNLKHASDKKDPRKHRYETKGLSIVNLLFSAASGDVTALRRHRLSGMDITLADYDGRTALHLAASEGHLDCVKFLLEHCQVPHNPKDRWGNLPIDEAENFGHHAIVDYLKEWAEKAEAAEAHTPEAIIKNTEADEFCIKK
- the GLS gene encoding glutaminase liver isoform, mitochondrial isoform X1; the protein is MIKSSSSIKNLWLSKSAHLNALLVNGFVSKRVKATALSLVENLDESANGNGLNGGSGKDSKATTALKSKSGENDTSNNTTTNLTEAKQQTYYNNTVWLDDRSKYGHTGKELQEKIATEKRLRAAPLLNLVFANRKLSFYDTSHTPGRDDGMRLQKRFLSMRPHREQEQRNAEDVLFDMFYNEETGLISMGKFLAALKTTGIRRSDPRIRELMENLKKVHKLSNYETGSSAETQNLNRETFKAVVAQNIVLIAKAFRQQFIIPDFVSFVKDVEDIYWKCKTNADGAVANYIPQLARYSSDSWGVSICTIDGQRYSIGDVDIPFTLQSCSKPLTYAIALEKLGPKVVHSYVGQEPSGRNFNELVLDHNNKPHNPMINAGAILTCSLLQALIKPDMTAAEKFDYTLHWFKRLSGGENIGFNNAVFLSEREAADRNYALGFYMRENKCYPKRTNLKEVMDFYFQCCSMETTCEAMSVIAATLANGGICPTTEEKVLRPEVVRDVLSIMHSCGTYDYSGQFAFKVGLPAKSGVSGGMMLVIPNVMGIFTWSPPLDKLGNSVRGVQFCEELVSAFNFHRYDNLKHASDKKDPRKHRYETKGLSIVNLLFSAASGDVTALRRHRLSGMDITLADYDGRTALHLAASEGHLDCVKFLLEHCQVPHNPKDRWGNLPIDEAENFGHHAIVDYLKEWAEKAEAAEAHTPEAIIKNTEADEEIITSNQSISSDYDRSATASPIPSDAGSSSGIDDNTKPGL
- the GLS gene encoding glutaminase liver isoform, mitochondrial isoform X2, which encodes MIKSSSSIKNLWLSKSAHLNALLVNGFVSKRVKATALSLVENLDESANGNGLNGGSGKDSKATTALKSKSGENDTSNNTTTNLTEAKQQTYYNNTVWLDDRSKYGHTGKELQEKIATEKRLRAAPLLNLVFANRKLSFYDTSHTPGRDDGMRHREQEQRNAEDVLFDMFYNEETGLISMGKFLAALKTTGIRRSDPRIRELMENLKKVHKLSNYETGSSAETQNLNRETFKAVVAQNIVLIAKAFRQQFIIPDFVSFVKDVEDIYWKCKTNADGAVANYIPQLARYSSDSWGVSICTIDGQRYSIGDVDIPFTLQSCSKPLTYAIALEKLGPKVVHSYVGQEPSGRNFNELVLDHNNKPHNPMINAGAILTCSLLQALIKPDMTAAEKFDYTLHWFKRLSGGENIGFNNAVFLSEREAADRNYALGFYMRENKCYPKRTNLKEVMDFYFQCCSMETTCEAMSVIAATLANGGICPTTEEKVLRPEVVRDVLSIMHSCGTYDYSGQFAFKVGLPAKSGVSGGMMLVIPNVMGIFTWSPPLDKLGNSVRGVQFCEELVSAFNFHRYDNLKHASDKKDPRKHRYETKGLSIVNLLFSAASGDVTALRRHRLSGMDITLADYDGRTALHLAASEGHLDCVKFLLEHCQVPHNPKDRWGNLPIDEAENFGHHAIVDYLKEWAEKAEAAEAHTPEAIIKNTEADEEIITSNQSISSDYDRSATASPIPSDAGSSSGIDDNTKPGL
- the GLS gene encoding glutaminase kidney isoform, mitochondrial isoform X6, with amino-acid sequence MLKRLRAAPLLNLVFANRKLSFYDTSHTPGRDDGMRLQKRFLSMRPHREQEQRNAEDVLFDMFYNEETGLISMGKFLAALKTTGIRRSDPRIRELMENLKKVHKLSNYETGSSAETQNLNRETFKAVVAQNIVLIAKAFRQQFIIPDFVSFVKDVEDIYWKCKTNADGAVANYIPQLARYSSDSWGVSICTIDGQRYSIGDVDIPFTLQSCSKPLTYAIALEKLGPKVVHSYVGQEPSGRNFNELVLDHNNKPHNPMINAGAILTCSLLQALIKPDMTAAEKFDYTLHWFKRLSGGENIGFNNAVFLSEREAADRNYALGFYMRENKCYPKRTNLKEVMDFYFQCCSMETTCEAMSVIAATLANGGICPTTEEKVLRPEVVRDVLSIMHSCGTYDYSGQFAFKVGLPAKSGVSGGMMLVIPNVMGIFTWSPPLDKLGNSVRGVQFCEELVSAFNFHRYDNLKHASDKKDPRKHRYETKGLSIVNLLFSAASGDVTALRRHRLSGMDITLADYDGRTALHLAASEGHLDCVKFLLEHCQVPHNPKDRWGNLPIDEAENFGHHAIVDYLKEWAEKAEAAEAHTPEAIIKNTEADEEIITSNQSISSDYDRSATASPIPSDAGSSSGIDDNTKPGL